GGCGGCAGAACTGCGCGGACACGGGTTTCCAAATCCTTTCACTTCAGGCATATACATAGATATTGAACTCCCCAAAGCCGCCCAGGTAAAATTGGATATCTACAACCTGCGTGGGCAAAAAGTCCGCAGCCTGGCGCAAAGCGCTCTCCCCGCCGGAAACCAGCAATTCTTTTGGGATGGTCGTGATCAAAACCAGATTCCCAGCGCTCCCGGCATCTATTTCTGGCGTCTCAACGCCGCCGAAAACCGCCTGCAAGGCAAAATCTTAAAACTGTCCAATTAACTATAAACAAGGAGAT
This is a stretch of genomic DNA from Candidatus Cloacimonadota bacterium. It encodes these proteins:
- a CDS encoding T9SS type A sorting domain-containing protein — translated: QVYNWGYSDPDNPQVHVLQPDGDSAQTLFTSENPAQPLGILNQTNTYTTIASSFELSKVQGGTPHDELYTLLAIILDKFGLISFIPVEAEDAQIPAAELRGHGFPNPFTSGIYIDIELPKAAQVKLDIYNLRGQKVRSLAQSALPAGNQQFFWDGRDQNQIPSAPGIYFWRLNAAENRLQGKILKLSN